From the Vibrio alginolyticus NBRC 15630 = ATCC 17749 genome, one window contains:
- a CDS encoding type II toxin-antitoxin system RelE family toxin, whose product MTYKLDFKKSALKEWKKLGSTLQQQFKKKLIERLDNPHVPASKLSGADNMYKIKLRQSGYRLVYKVEDDVIIVTVLAVGKRERSDVYRKAMKRLDD is encoded by the coding sequence ATGACCTATAAACTCGACTTTAAAAAGAGTGCACTCAAAGAGTGGAAAAAGCTTGGCTCTACTCTGCAACAACAATTTAAGAAAAAGCTAATCGAGCGCTTAGATAACCCACATGTTCCGGCTTCAAAGCTTTCTGGAGCTGACAACATGTATAAAATTAAGTTGCGTCAATCGGGCTACCGTCTCGTCTACAAAGTTGAAGACGATGTCATCATTGTAACCGTCTTAGCAGTTGGAAAACGCGAACGTAGCGATGTTTACCGTAAAGCCATGAAAAGGTTAGATGATTGA
- a CDS encoding GNAT family N-acetyltransferase yields MVRVAKIKDLDVLVSLFIAENEHNSDLAPDVVRKTEDVLNETELQDILSDENQLLIVSEHDGKVVGALLGNLADVKERRWTQSRTYGYIEELIVSSEARKLGVATGLVSYFSKWASALGASSVDLHVWSNNTGAIGFYTSAGFESKQNLLSKKLRS; encoded by the coding sequence ATGGTTCGTGTAGCCAAAATCAAAGATTTAGATGTGTTGGTTAGCCTTTTCATAGCCGAGAACGAGCACAACTCAGACTTAGCCCCAGATGTTGTTCGCAAAACTGAAGATGTACTAAATGAAACTGAGCTTCAAGATATTCTATCTGATGAAAATCAGTTGCTTATTGTTAGCGAGCACGATGGAAAGGTAGTCGGAGCTTTATTGGGGAATCTCGCTGACGTTAAAGAGCGTCGTTGGACGCAATCACGAACGTATGGATATATTGAAGAGTTAATCGTTTCTAGCGAAGCTCGAAAGCTGGGTGTAGCTACAGGGCTAGTTTCTTACTTTTCTAAGTGGGCTAGTGCTCTTGGTGCTAGTTCAGTTGACCTGCATGTTTGGTCAAATAACACAGGAGCTATCGGTTTTTATACTAGCGCCGGATTCGAATCAAAACAGAACCTGCTCTCCAAAAAGCTTCGCAGCTAA
- a CDS encoding EcsC family protein, with the protein MSQELTENKIMQALDWAYDKAINGVAGLDSAQELALSYMKESSDPISQANSLIRWQNTKAGTSGFLTGLGGLITMPVTLPANITSVMYVQIRMIAAIAHMGGHDLKDDRVKAMVYACLTGNAAKDILKDIGIVVGRKLTENAIKSISGKTITKINQAVGFRLLTKFGEKGAINLGKAIPLVGGIVGATFDSVTTNTIGNMARDTFIALPEFA; encoded by the coding sequence GTGTCTCAAGAATTAACTGAAAATAAGATAATGCAGGCCCTAGATTGGGCATACGACAAGGCGATCAACGGTGTAGCTGGTTTAGATTCTGCCCAAGAACTAGCATTGAGCTACATGAAAGAATCAAGTGATCCAATAAGCCAAGCAAACTCATTAATTCGTTGGCAAAATACAAAAGCAGGCACTTCAGGCTTCCTCACGGGGTTAGGTGGTTTGATAACAATGCCAGTAACTTTACCAGCCAACATAACGAGCGTTATGTACGTACAAATCCGAATGATAGCTGCAATTGCTCATATGGGGGGGCACGACTTGAAAGACGATCGTGTCAAAGCGATGGTTTATGCATGTCTGACTGGCAATGCGGCTAAAGATATCCTCAAAGATATAGGTATTGTAGTTGGTAGAAAGCTTACAGAAAATGCGATTAAGAGTATTAGTGGGAAAACAATAACTAAAATTAATCAGGCTGTAGGTTTTAGGTTACTAACTAAGTTTGGGGAAAAAGGGGCTATAAATTTAGGTAAAGCAATTCCGTTGGTCGGAGGTATCGTTGGAGCTACCTTTGACTCAGTAACAACCAATACCATCGGAAATATGGCTCGCGACACATTTATCGCGCTCCCTGAATTTGCCTAA
- a CDS encoding cysteine hydrolase family protein, with amino-acid sequence MKSAVLVIDVQSILFDPEPQPFESQIVLTKINEVTKLARAKSVPVIFVRHEQPKSVIEYESAGWSLQSSLITQTGDHFVRKTTPDSFLNTNLQSVLNELDVDSLIVCGYASEFCVDTTIRRAAGLGYPVTLVSDAHTTHDKEHASGAQIREHHNDTLPSISSFGVKIEAVEACNLWA; translated from the coding sequence ATGAAATCTGCAGTATTAGTTATTGATGTTCAGTCGATTCTGTTCGACCCGGAACCTCAACCATTTGAGTCACAAATCGTACTCACCAAAATTAATGAAGTTACGAAATTGGCGCGTGCTAAGTCTGTCCCAGTTATCTTTGTTCGGCACGAGCAACCTAAATCTGTTATTGAATATGAAAGCGCTGGTTGGTCATTGCAGTCGAGCTTAATTACACAAACTGGTGACCATTTCGTTCGCAAAACAACACCAGACTCTTTCTTGAATACTAATCTTCAAAGTGTTTTGAATGAACTCGATGTAGATAGCTTAATTGTGTGTGGCTACGCCTCAGAGTTTTGCGTTGATACCACCATTCGCAGAGCTGCAGGTTTAGGCTACCCCGTAACTTTGGTTTCGGATGCTCACACAACTCATGATAAGGAGCACGCCAGTGGGGCTCAAATTCGAGAGCACCACAATGACACGTTACCTAGCATTTCTAGTTTCGGTGTTAAAATCGAAGCGGTAGAGGCGTGCAACCTTTGGGCATAG
- a CDS encoding DUF2314 domain-containing protein, with the protein MKYWLLLLVSILHSGLSFSGDEVKSNPVLSNDLLWQRTIIEAKASIGSFRDLLSKPELASSFALVKVYFPEQGAYLWFMVVDVDSKSFVVQAFETLPQLGHIVVGEAYSVSDEDIVDWSLNNSGSMYGGFSMRYIRDQKTKDEQDKYDQYVGVKEWMPLP; encoded by the coding sequence ATGAAATATTGGTTACTACTATTGGTATCAATTCTACATTCAGGTTTAAGTTTTTCGGGTGACGAAGTGAAGAGTAATCCAGTTTTATCCAATGACCTTTTATGGCAGAGGACAATTATCGAAGCTAAAGCGAGCATAGGATCCTTTCGCGACCTATTGTCTAAACCTGAGCTTGCATCTAGTTTTGCTCTTGTAAAAGTATACTTCCCAGAACAAGGTGCTTACTTATGGTTCATGGTGGTAGATGTAGATTCAAAGTCTTTCGTGGTTCAAGCTTTTGAAACACTCCCTCAGTTAGGTCATATTGTCGTCGGTGAAGCGTACTCAGTTTCAGATGAAGATATCGTAGATTGGTCTCTGAATAACAGTGGTTCAATGTATGGTGGATTTTCAATGCGTTACATCAGAGACCAAAAAACAAAAGACGAACAAGACAAATATGACCAGTATGTAGGCGTAAAAGAATGGATGCCTCTGCCTTGA
- a CDS encoding HNH endonuclease yields MITLKEMEEVLSEFKATERHEVKYAIQFFLPSLKQYVYINKQAGAKPSGLVIHPRAEFYKNELALLDGVETTGSLNHKSSMRKFPKRLNRGELPIPFGIPFGFQTKESMRSFLIRLSELKPLYLRNPEDEIADAKASGELDKLTETEVERLVSSRRGQGKYRKTLIDLWKRCSVTGCEQVGLLKASHIKPWRDSSNEERLDPYNGLLLTPNLDTLFDSGMISFDENGKILISESLDPSALTALNVEQSLKLRSLSKETAQYLKYHREFIYQAR; encoded by the coding sequence ATGATCACATTAAAAGAAATGGAAGAAGTATTGAGTGAGTTCAAAGCTACTGAAAGGCATGAAGTTAAATATGCGATTCAGTTCTTTTTACCATCGCTAAAACAATACGTTTACATTAATAAACAGGCTGGAGCGAAACCTTCGGGGTTAGTGATCCATCCTCGTGCAGAATTCTACAAAAATGAACTAGCTTTGCTCGATGGAGTAGAGACTACAGGTTCATTGAATCACAAGTCTAGCATGCGCAAGTTTCCTAAAAGACTCAACCGAGGGGAGCTGCCTATACCATTTGGAATCCCATTTGGGTTTCAAACAAAAGAATCCATGCGCTCTTTTTTGATTCGTTTGTCAGAATTAAAGCCACTCTACTTGAGAAACCCAGAAGACGAAATAGCAGACGCTAAAGCAAGTGGTGAACTTGATAAACTTACTGAAACAGAAGTGGAGCGTTTAGTTAGTAGTCGCAGGGGACAGGGTAAGTATCGAAAAACCTTAATCGACCTTTGGAAAAGATGTTCTGTAACTGGGTGCGAGCAAGTTGGGCTCTTAAAAGCTTCGCATATAAAACCTTGGCGTGATTCTTCAAATGAAGAACGATTAGATCCTTACAATGGCTTGTTGCTGACACCAAATCTGGATACCTTGTTCGATAGTGGCATGATTAGTTTTGATGAGAATGGGAAAATTTTAATTTCCGAATCACTAGACCCTTCAGCGCTAACGGCATTGAATGTTGAGCAAAGTTTAAAACTTCGCAGCTTGAGTAAAGAAACAGCTCAGTACTTAAAGTACCATCGAGAGTTTATCTACCAAGCGAGATAA
- a CDS encoding type II toxin-antitoxin system Phd/YefM family antitoxin, with protein sequence MTTRILADVAASITELKANPMKVATSAYGEPVAVLNRNEPAFYCVPAEAYEMMMDRLEDLELLAIAKERESEESISVNIDDL encoded by the coding sequence ATGACCACTAGAATTTTAGCCGATGTTGCTGCAAGCATTACTGAGTTGAAAGCTAACCCTATGAAAGTTGCAACTAGTGCTTACGGCGAACCTGTTGCTGTATTAAACCGAAATGAACCAGCATTTTATTGCGTGCCTGCCGAAGCGTACGAAATGATGATGGACAGACTCGAAGATCTGGAACTACTAGCTATCGCTAAAGAGCGTGAATCTGAAGAGAGCATTTCGGTAAATATTGATGACCTATAA
- a CDS encoding IS3 family transposase, with the protein MCRTLEVSRGGYYKWCHHTPSERSKRRERFEQLVMCTFAQYRARYGSVRIAEELNEAGYACCVNYVAAMTNVADNLLRRDFESETPNQKWVTDITYIWVKSRWLFLATVMDLHSRRIVGWSLGTTMTVELITNALKMAFESRKPPKGVIIHSDRGVQYRAYKYQDFMRKHGGVPSMSRQGNCWDNAVMESFYSRLKVELIYAEDYQTVEEARMGIFEYIEVFYNRRRRHSALGQVSPVEYESM; encoded by the coding sequence ATGTGCCGCACCTTAGAAGTGAGTCGGGGCGGCTATTATAAGTGGTGCCATCATACGCCGAGTGAGCGTTCAAAGCGGCGAGAGCGCTTTGAACAGCTCGTCATGTGTACCTTTGCCCAATATCGGGCACGTTACGGCTCAGTGCGAATAGCCGAAGAGCTCAACGAAGCAGGCTATGCCTGCTGCGTGAATTATGTGGCTGCTATGACGAATGTTGCCGACAATTTACTGCGTAGAGACTTTGAGTCTGAGACGCCAAATCAGAAATGGGTTACGGACATTACGTATATCTGGGTGAAGAGCCGTTGGCTCTTCTTAGCGACAGTGATGGACTTGCATTCAAGACGCATTGTGGGTTGGTCGCTTGGGACAACGATGACCGTCGAGCTAATCACTAACGCTCTAAAAATGGCGTTTGAGTCACGTAAGCCGCCTAAGGGCGTCATTATCCACTCAGACCGTGGTGTACAATACAGAGCCTACAAATATCAAGACTTCATGCGTAAGCATGGAGGTGTACCGAGCATGAGTCGGCAGGGTAACTGCTGGGATAATGCGGTGATGGAGTCGTTCTACAGTCGACTGAAAGTCGAACTGATATACGCAGAAGACTATCAAACTGTCGAAGAAGCCCGAATGGGCATCTTCGAATACATCGAGGTATTTTACAATCGCAGAAGAAGACACTCAGCGTTGGGGCAGGTCAGCCCAGTTGAGTACGAAAGTATGTAG
- a CDS encoding transposase: protein MAKHRNPAYTEEFRKEAVRLASLPGRTAVSVAKELGISAQQIRNWKRQFTRLSDKQFNTLDGVDYSKKESEELRALRRENKRLKDEMEFLKKVSAYFAKQQE from the coding sequence ATGGCTAAACATCGTAATCCAGCGTACACCGAAGAGTTCCGCAAAGAAGCAGTCCGCTTGGCCAGTCTTCCTGGCCGAACAGCCGTTTCCGTTGCCAAGGAGCTGGGCATCAGTGCCCAGCAGATCCGAAACTGGAAGCGCCAGTTCACACGCCTATCTGATAAACAGTTTAACACCTTAGACGGTGTCGATTACTCGAAGAAAGAGTCCGAAGAGCTTCGGGCGCTAAGGCGCGAGAACAAGCGACTCAAAGATGAAATGGAATTCCTAAAAAAGGTCTCGGCGTACTTCGCGAAGCAGCAAGAGTGA
- a CDS encoding GNAT family N-acetyltransferase — MEIEYKVNCPITAVQFIELLEKTSLGVRRPLDDNLTIQGMLENANLVVTAWFNNQLIGIARSVTDFHYCCYLSDLAVDESVQSSGIGKNLILITKKQLTPSCKVILLSAPQAEGYYPKIGFEHHHSAWVLSEVEQLKSS; from the coding sequence ATGGAAATTGAGTATAAAGTTAACTGTCCAATTACAGCGGTACAGTTTATTGAATTGTTAGAAAAAACATCACTTGGTGTACGTAGACCGCTTGATGACAACCTTACAATTCAAGGTATGTTGGAAAATGCTAATCTAGTTGTTACTGCATGGTTTAACAACCAGCTCATCGGGATTGCACGTTCGGTGACTGACTTTCATTATTGTTGCTACCTTTCTGATCTAGCCGTCGATGAAAGTGTTCAATCTAGTGGTATCGGAAAAAATTTAATATTGATTACTAAAAAGCAACTAACTCCAAGCTGTAAGGTTATTTTATTATCGGCACCGCAAGCTGAAGGTTATTATCCAAAAATAGGTTTTGAACATCATCATAGTGCTTGGGTGTTATCGGAGGTTGAGCAATTAAAGAGCAGCTAG
- a CDS encoding GNAT family N-acetyltransferase: MLIPQWESKNLVFTEFSSDEAELAKSIFDSNLNVKAMDPTFREWSITEYEKLIAESNKSKLSDEQGAFYLRKISTKKGQVVGYIQMEFHAPSTGTLWLPMLTILPSFKGKGLGSEIVSSVIAVACEYANLHNVGLNVYAENISAFRFWYRQGFTQIRAIDQEIEFGKEYNCLVLYRELEA; this comes from the coding sequence GTGTTGATACCACAATGGGAATCCAAAAATTTGGTTTTCACTGAGTTTTCAAGTGATGAGGCGGAGCTAGCCAAGTCAATCTTTGACAGTAACTTAAATGTAAAAGCAATGGACCCAACGTTTAGGGAATGGTCTATCACCGAGTATGAAAAATTAATAGCTGAAAGCAACAAGTCAAAATTATCTGACGAGCAAGGTGCATTTTACCTAAGAAAAATTAGCACAAAGAAAGGTCAAGTGGTTGGTTACATACAGATGGAGTTTCATGCTCCGTCAACTGGCACACTTTGGCTTCCTATGTTAACAATTCTACCGAGTTTTAAAGGTAAAGGCTTGGGTTCAGAAATAGTTAGTAGTGTTATCGCCGTAGCCTGTGAGTACGCAAATTTACACAACGTAGGTTTAAATGTTTATGCAGAAAACATTTCTGCTTTTAGGTTCTGGTACAGACAAGGTTTTACGCAAATTCGAGCTATCGATCAAGAAATAGAATTCGGCAAAGAATACAATTGCTTAGTGCTATATCGTGAGCTAGAAGCCTAA
- a CDS encoding integron integrase, producing MKSQFLLSVKEHMLTRHYANKTIESYLFWIKRFITFHQLAHPSTLAEDDVIQFLSYLAVEEKVAVKTQALALNSISFLYRDYFKTPLSLDMRFQKSLTEKKLPVVLTREEIRRFVQHIDPRYRLHIQLLYGSGLRVMECLRLRVQDIDYDYGAVRVWQGKGGKNRTVTLAKELHEPLKAQVNLARNYYFKDRHMPGYAGVYISEGLRRKYPKAELDFNWHFLFPSTKLSADRDTGELRRHHINESAIQRAVKRAASDASIEKTVTCHTLRHSFATHLLESGADIRTVQEQLGHTDVKTTQIYTHVIERGAGGVLSPLSSL from the coding sequence ATGAAAAGTCAGTTTTTACTTAGTGTAAAAGAGCACATGCTTACTCGTCATTATGCGAATAAAACTATCGAAAGTTATCTATTTTGGATAAAACGTTTTATCACTTTTCACCAGCTCGCCCACCCATCAACACTAGCAGAAGATGATGTCATTCAATTTCTGAGTTACTTAGCGGTAGAAGAAAAAGTTGCGGTAAAAACGCAAGCTTTGGCGCTGAACTCAATATCATTTTTATATCGTGATTATTTTAAAACCCCACTATCACTTGATATGAGATTTCAGAAATCCTTGACCGAAAAGAAACTTCCCGTTGTGTTAACCAGGGAGGAGATCCGAAGATTCGTTCAGCATATCGACCCGAGGTATAGACTCCATATTCAGCTACTTTACGGCTCCGGGCTTCGAGTTATGGAATGTTTACGCTTAAGAGTTCAAGACATCGATTATGATTATGGTGCAGTTCGCGTTTGGCAAGGAAAAGGAGGTAAAAATCGTACAGTCACATTAGCCAAAGAACTACATGAACCACTCAAAGCTCAAGTTAATTTAGCAAGAAACTACTACTTTAAAGATAGGCACATGCCTGGTTATGCGGGCGTATATATCTCTGAAGGTTTACGACGTAAATACCCAAAAGCGGAGCTAGATTTTAACTGGCACTTTTTGTTTCCATCAACAAAGTTAAGCGCAGATCGAGACACTGGTGAACTCAGAAGGCATCATATCAATGAAAGCGCAATACAAAGAGCGGTAAAGCGCGCGGCAAGCGACGCAAGCATTGAGAAAACTGTAACTTGCCACACACTAAGACACAGTTTTGCCACGCATTTATTGGAATCTGGCGCAGACATTAGAACTGTTCAGGAACAATTAGGGCATACTGATGTAAAAACCACGCAAATCTATACTCACGTTATCGAGCGCGGGGCTGGTGGTGTGTTGAGTCCATTATCCAGCCTTTAG
- a CDS encoding DUF2947 domain-containing protein has translation MSYLPLDEYQRKWIFTHQSMPVPEEDLAFIKPMSQARSAQFWKENISAQSPDMDRLSSQDWPMNEANWSETVDWMAAWESDDPDMPVEAEAHIDWQDDVTVYFCYEKYNVIETKWSIFKKHWKNFLFYDDGPILIGRRRSQALWFDSKGNVKLGVRQ, from the coding sequence ATGTCTTATTTGCCTTTGGACGAATACCAAAGAAAATGGATTTTTACGCATCAGTCGATGCCTGTGCCAGAAGAAGATTTGGCTTTTATTAAGCCGATGAGCCAAGCCCGCTCAGCACAATTTTGGAAAGAAAATATCAGTGCTCAAAGCCCTGATATGGATAGACTTAGTTCCCAAGACTGGCCAATGAATGAGGCGAATTGGTCTGAAACTGTGGATTGGATGGCTGCGTGGGAGTCGGACGATCCTGACATGCCAGTGGAAGCTGAGGCACATATCGATTGGCAAGACGATGTAACCGTTTACTTTTGCTACGAGAAGTACAATGTCATCGAAACGAAATGGTCTATTTTTAAAAAGCACTGGAAGAACTTTCTCTTTTATGACGATGGTCCGATACTAATAGGACGTCGCCGTTCGCAAGCACTTTGGTTTGATTCAAAAGGCAATGTGAAACTCGGTGTTCGTCAATAA
- a CDS encoding HD domain-containing protein, producing MERLEKQLALVIELDKLKSILRRTRVKSAEGRLENSGEHSWHVALMAILMEEHANAPVDICRVMKMLLIHDVVEIDAGDTFVYDTAASQEQAEKEIRAAERLFGMLPSDQEQELLALWHEFEAAQTDDAKYAKALDRLIPMLLNYHNNGQSWKEHGVSREQALTINKRIEFGSVTLWDKAKELIEEATEKGWLKS from the coding sequence ATGGAACGATTGGAAAAGCAGTTAGCACTTGTAATCGAGCTCGATAAACTCAAAAGCATTTTGCGCCGAACTCGAGTTAAAAGTGCTGAAGGGCGCCTCGAAAATAGTGGTGAGCATAGTTGGCATGTCGCACTGATGGCAATATTGATGGAAGAGCATGCGAATGCACCTGTTGATATTTGCCGAGTGATGAAAATGTTATTGATACATGACGTAGTAGAGATCGACGCGGGCGATACCTTTGTTTATGATACTGCTGCGTCTCAAGAGCAAGCAGAAAAAGAAATCAGAGCCGCAGAGCGCTTGTTTGGTATGTTACCCAGCGATCAGGAGCAAGAGCTATTGGCGCTTTGGCATGAATTTGAAGCCGCGCAGACCGATGATGCTAAGTATGCAAAAGCACTCGATCGGTTAATTCCAATGCTCTTGAACTACCATAATAATGGTCAGAGTTGGAAGGAACATGGTGTCTCACGCGAACAAGCACTTACCATTAATAAACGAATTGAATTTGGCTCTGTTACCTTATGGGACAAAGCGAAAGAGTTGATTGAAGAAGCCACAGAGAAAGGTTGGCTGAAATCGTAA
- the rimJ gene encoding ribosomal protein S5-alanine N-acetyltransferase gives MEDNSSSIAVHKLDGDLLLRTAEIVDADMIAEYFQANREYLKPFEPKREEAFFSVNGWLQKLIKLNELHRMGLGYYCLLVRASSGEMLGTISFSSLSRFPFYSCNVGYSLAEKAQGHGYMRRGLTMACDYMFNVQKLHRIQAGYMPHNKRSESVLEHVGFNREGYAKDYLLINGEWQDHVLTSLINPNWQPEGR, from the coding sequence ATGGAAGATAACAGCTCATCTATCGCCGTTCATAAGTTGGACGGTGACTTGCTTCTTCGTACCGCTGAAATCGTTGACGCAGATATGATTGCCGAATATTTTCAAGCCAACCGAGAATACCTGAAACCGTTTGAACCGAAACGTGAAGAGGCTTTTTTCTCAGTGAACGGTTGGTTGCAAAAGCTTATCAAGCTCAATGAGCTGCATCGAATGGGATTGGGGTATTATTGCCTTTTAGTCAGAGCCTCTTCGGGTGAAATGCTAGGTACGATATCCTTTAGTAGTTTGAGTCGTTTTCCTTTTTATTCTTGTAACGTCGGATATTCTCTCGCTGAAAAAGCGCAAGGGCATGGTTATATGCGTCGTGGATTAACCATGGCTTGCGACTACATGTTTAACGTTCAGAAACTGCATCGTATTCAAGCTGGCTACATGCCTCACAATAAACGCAGTGAATCTGTGCTAGAGCATGTAGGGTTCAACCGAGAAGGGTATGCAAAAGATTACCTTTTGATTAATGGTGAGTGGCAAGACCACGTTCTAACGTCGCTTATTAATCCGAATTGGCAGCCAGAAGGGCGATAG
- the tyrR gene encoding transcriptional regulator TyrR yields MRLEVLCEDRLGLTRELLDILASKSIDLRGIEIDISGIIYLNCPDIDFDTFSELMAEIRRIPGVKDVRKIQFMPMERHNTELLSLVDNLPDPVFAIDLKGAVDMANMSALSLLGLHKQEVIGTQIGALLPSVRFSRWSEGVNGRTRENLVIDGLDYVLELMPVYIRDEAQNSTLASTLMTIRSSQQVARIEEALPLHNPLGFEHFVGISNRHKALMNQAKKLSVLDQPLLIEGETGTGKEMLAKACHSRSSRASKPFLVLSCASMPDDVAETELFGHAPGSFNHEQGHKGIFEQANGGTVFLDEIGEMSSHLQIKLLRFLQDGNFRRVGAEDEMHVDVRIIASTKHNLAELSEAGMFREDLYYRLNVLTLSIPPLRKRSNDVAPLLELFVAKHAQQLGIDKPEFDDGLVDALANYQWPGNMRQLDNMVLRALTEMDGDILNADHFNLPQPQSVGAGSATLNIDGSLDEIMRDYESQVLERLYQSFPSSRKLAKRLNVSHTSIANKLRDYGIRKN; encoded by the coding sequence GTGCGTCTTGAAGTCTTATGTGAAGATCGACTCGGCTTGACCCGAGAACTGCTCGATATTTTAGCGTCTAAAAGCATCGACTTGCGTGGTATCGAAATCGATATTAGCGGTATTATCTATTTGAATTGCCCAGATATTGATTTTGATACGTTTAGTGAGCTGATGGCTGAAATCCGCCGTATTCCGGGGGTGAAAGACGTACGTAAAATCCAGTTTATGCCGATGGAGCGCCACAATACGGAGCTGCTCTCGTTAGTTGATAACTTGCCCGATCCGGTTTTTGCCATTGATCTTAAAGGTGCCGTAGACATGGCAAACATGTCTGCACTTTCATTGCTTGGCCTTCACAAGCAAGAAGTGATTGGTACTCAAATCGGTGCTTTGTTACCAAGTGTTCGTTTCTCTCGTTGGTCTGAAGGTGTTAATGGTCGAACGCGGGAAAACCTTGTGATTGATGGCTTGGACTATGTTCTAGAGTTGATGCCCGTTTATATCCGAGACGAAGCGCAAAACTCGACTCTAGCGAGTACTCTAATGACGATTCGCTCTAGTCAGCAAGTTGCCAGAATTGAAGAAGCACTACCGCTGCATAATCCTCTGGGTTTTGAGCACTTTGTTGGTATATCGAACCGTCATAAAGCACTAATGAACCAAGCTAAAAAGCTGTCTGTGCTTGACCAACCATTGTTGATTGAGGGCGAAACGGGGACTGGTAAAGAAATGCTTGCTAAAGCTTGCCACAGCCGTTCTAGCCGCGCGAGCAAGCCATTCCTTGTTTTGAGTTGTGCTTCGATGCCTGACGATGTAGCAGAAACCGAACTTTTTGGTCATGCGCCGGGTTCATTCAATCATGAACAAGGCCACAAAGGCATCTTTGAGCAAGCAAATGGCGGCACGGTATTTCTTGATGAAATCGGTGAAATGAGTTCGCACCTTCAAATCAAGCTGTTACGTTTTCTACAGGATGGTAATTTCCGTCGTGTCGGTGCAGAAGATGAGATGCATGTCGATGTTCGTATCATCGCTTCAACAAAACATAACCTTGCCGAGCTTTCTGAAGCAGGAATGTTCCGTGAAGATTTGTATTATCGTCTCAACGTACTTACGCTCAGCATTCCTCCGTTACGTAAGCGCTCAAACGACGTTGCACCATTGCTTGAGTTGTTTGTGGCGAAACATGCTCAACAGCTTGGGATTGATAAGCCAGAGTTTGATGATGGTCTAGTTGATGCCCTTGCAAATTATCAGTGGCCAGGAAACATGCGCCAGCTGGATAACATGGTTCTTCGAGCGCTCACGGAAATGGATGGTGATATACTAAACGCGGATCACTTCAATTTACCTCAGCCTCAGTCAGTCGGCGCTGGTAGTGCAACGCTTAACATCGACGGTTCTTTGGATGAGATCATGCGTGATTATGAATCTCAAGTTCTGGAACGTTTGTATCAGTCATTCCCATCAAGCCGCAAGCTTGCTAAGCGCTTGAATGTATCGCATACCTCAATCGCTAATAAACTGCGTGATTACGGTATACGTAAGAATTAA